The genomic segment GATTGGCTTAGTATCGGAAGGTTTTTTTGCCAGTCACTGGGCATTTTTGTGCTGAAATTTATCTCATTTTAATGAGCATTTTTTCACATACTTTTCGAACGATTTTCATTTCGTGTTCGGTAATGTTTTGATATAAATCATCTTTAATATCACGCATAATATCGTTACCAGTCTGCACTGCTAGTTGCCCATCCTCCGTTAAACTTAGCATCACGTTCTTTAAATTCGAGCTTGAATTACTTCTATTGATCAATGCCTTTTGTACACAATTATCAACTAACCTTTTGGTGCTTGACCTATTTCTAAGTAAGCTGTCTGCTAATTGCTGTTGATTGATTTCACCTAAACTTGATAGAGCGATGAGCGCACCAAGCTCTTCAATTGAAACTCCCAATCGAGCACGTAGCTTTGCATTTG from the Vibrio hippocampi genome contains:
- a CDS encoding MarR family winged helix-turn-helix transcriptional regulator, whose protein sequence is MNEIRGVTDSITFAMDRVSSEYKTMANAKLRARLGVSIEELGALIALSSLGEINQQQLADSLLRNRSSTKRLVDNCVQKALINRSNSSSNLKNVMLSLTEDGQLAVQTGNDIMRDIKDDLYQNITEHEMKIVRKVCEKMLIKMR